One window from the genome of Anabaena sphaerica FACHB-251 encodes:
- a CDS encoding family 43 glycosylhydrolase, which produces MIILTNFCSGTGFIPLLLLGPYEDVGEPLTDLNNCPFAIDPHPFRDDDGQWYLFYARDFLDTEGGMRAGTALVVDRLQDMTKLTGVETVVLRSRCDWQRFLDNRMMYGQVFDWHTLEGPCVRKHEGRYYCFYSGGCWETENYGVDYGVADSVMGTYSDAGNEAGPRVLRSLPGYVKGPGRNSIVLGPDTQTEYMPIMLGVRMDGKFA; this is translated from the coding sequence GTGATCATCCTGACAAATTTTTGTTCTGGGACGGGATTCATCCCACTACTGCTGCTAGGTCCGTATGAGGATGTTGGTGAACCACTGACAGACCTGAATAATTGCCCTTTTGCGATTGATCCGCATCCGTTCCGCGATGACGATGGACAGTGGTATTTGTTTTATGCTCGTGATTTCCTAGATACAGAGGGAGGTATGCGTGCGGGAACGGCGCTGGTTGTAGACCGACTCCAAGATATGACAAAGCTGACTGGTGTGGAAACAGTTGTTTTGCGATCGCGTTGTGATTGGCAGCGGTTTCTAGACAACCGCATGATGTACGGTCAAGTTTTTGATTGGCATACTTTGGAAGGTCCCTGTGTCCGCAAACATGAGGGACGCTACTATTGCTTTTATAGCGGTGGGTGCTGGGAAACTGAAAATTACGGTGTCGATTATGGAGTTGCCGATAGTGTGATGGGGACCTATTCTGATGCGGGTAATGAAGCTGGCCCACGGGTGTTGCGATCGCTTCCCGGTTATGTTAAAGGACCTGGCCGCAACTCAATCGTTTTGGGACCTGATACTCAAACCGAGTATATGCCTATCATGCTTGGGGTAAGGATGGACGGCAAATTTGCTTAG
- a CDS encoding GTP-binding protein produces the protein MSQLQETHLNRARASLRQAISWYGYLRKSGQLSSKPELALLVKPEIELLTATLNKLDSNVVRIAAFGLVSRGKSAVLNSLLGEKILQTGPLNGVTQWPRSLRWKPGGKVIVELIDTPGLDEIEGASRAQMARDVAHQADLILFVVSGDITRTEYQALLELRQAQKPLILVFNKIDLYPDTDRTAIYKNLRQLGAGNPQAKPLLPDEIVMVAAEPAPMEVRIEYPDGNVSYEWETPPPQVEELKQTILNILNREGRSLLALNALIQAREAEEIIAEKTIDLRQKEAEDIIWQFTKYKALAMGLNPIAFLDIIGGLITDLALIRSLARLYSLPMTSYEATNLLKTILFSSGGLLLGELGSSFVLGLGKTTAAIASGDNPLNITTFAGSAIAQAGIAGYGSYTVGKAAQIYLEKGCTWGQLGASTVIQEILSQVDKNTILYRLQEELGGK, from the coding sequence TTGTCTCAACTGCAAGAAACCCATTTAAACCGCGCCCGTGCTAGTCTTAGACAAGCGATATCTTGGTATGGATATCTCCGCAAGTCAGGACAGCTATCATCTAAACCAGAATTAGCTCTTTTGGTAAAACCAGAAATAGAACTTTTAACCGCTACACTCAACAAGCTAGACTCTAATGTGGTGAGAATCGCGGCTTTTGGCTTGGTGAGTCGTGGTAAGTCTGCGGTTTTGAATTCCTTGTTAGGGGAAAAAATTCTCCAAACTGGACCCCTGAATGGTGTAACTCAATGGCCGCGATCACTACGTTGGAAGCCAGGGGGAAAAGTAATAGTAGAATTAATTGACACTCCCGGTTTAGATGAAATTGAGGGGGCATCACGGGCGCAAATGGCGCGAGATGTGGCGCATCAAGCTGATTTAATTTTGTTTGTGGTTTCTGGAGATATCACTAGAACCGAGTATCAAGCGTTGCTAGAGTTGCGTCAAGCTCAAAAACCTTTGATTTTGGTATTTAATAAAATCGATTTGTACCCAGATACAGATAGAACTGCAATTTACAAAAATTTACGACAATTGGGTGCAGGAAATCCCCAAGCTAAACCGTTGTTACCAGATGAAATTGTGATGGTTGCGGCTGAACCTGCACCAATGGAAGTAAGAATAGAATACCCGGATGGGAATGTGAGTTATGAGTGGGAAACACCACCACCGCAGGTTGAGGAACTGAAGCAAACTATTCTGAATATATTGAATAGAGAGGGGCGATCGCTCTTAGCTTTAAATGCACTGATTCAAGCGCGGGAAGCTGAAGAAATTATAGCTGAAAAAACCATAGATTTACGCCAAAAAGAAGCGGAAGATATTATTTGGCAATTTACAAAATATAAAGCTCTCGCTATGGGGTTAAATCCTATCGCTTTTTTAGATATTATTGGTGGTTTAATTACTGATTTAGCTTTAATTCGTTCCTTGGCTAGATTATACTCTTTACCGATGACTAGCTATGAAGCTACAAATTTATTAAAAACTATTTTATTTAGTTCTGGTGGTTTATTATTGGGGGAATTAGGCAGTAGTTTTGTATTAGGTTTAGGTAAAACTACAGCTGCTATAGCTAGTGGTGATAATCCTCTCAATATTACTACTTTTGCTGGGAGTGCGATCGCTCAAGCTGGTATTGCTGGTTATGGGTCTTATACTGTTGGTAAAGCTGCACAGATATATTTAGAAAAAGGCTGTACTTGGGGACAGTTAGGCGCTAGTACGGTTATTCAAGAGATTTTGTCCCAAGTTGATAAAAATACAATTTTATATCGGTTACAGGAAGAATTAGGGGGTAAATAA
- a CDS encoding metal ABC transporter substrate-binding protein codes for MKKTKICRLCLGIFLPLALFACTPPEPQPQGNGKPQVVATSTIIADLAQEVGGEEINLNGILQPGADPHVYEPVPADSRVLETADLILYNGYNLEPGLIKLMNATGGKARNLAVGEVVKPLKLEKSKGQIVPDPHVWGSAENAISMVNTIRDSLIELSPEDKDKFNQNAAELTKELQQLNIWIKQQIQTIPPDKRKLITTHDAFQYYANAYGMEISGTLIGISTEEQPSAQTVKQLVDAIKKIGVPAIFAETTINPALIKTVAQEAGVKLSPDPLYSDSIGAKGSAGDTYMKMMEANTRSIVEALGGRYTPFQPQK; via the coding sequence ATGAAGAAAACCAAGATTTGTCGGTTGTGTCTGGGAATATTTTTACCTTTGGCTTTATTTGCTTGTACTCCTCCAGAGCCTCAACCCCAGGGAAATGGGAAGCCGCAAGTTGTAGCAACTAGCACTATTATTGCTGATTTAGCCCAAGAGGTTGGTGGAGAAGAAATTAATTTAAATGGAATTCTCCAACCTGGTGCAGATCCTCACGTTTATGAACCTGTACCCGCAGATAGTCGAGTTTTGGAAACAGCAGATTTAATTTTATATAACGGTTACAACTTGGAACCGGGTCTTATTAAGTTAATGAATGCTACTGGAGGGAAGGCGCGAAATTTAGCGGTGGGGGAAGTCGTCAAACCTTTAAAGTTAGAAAAAAGTAAAGGGCAAATTGTCCCAGATCCTCACGTTTGGGGAAGTGCGGAAAATGCTATATCTATGGTAAATACAATTAGAGATTCATTAATTGAGTTATCACCAGAAGACAAAGATAAATTTAATCAAAATGCCGCAGAACTGACAAAGGAATTACAGCAATTAAATATCTGGATTAAACAACAAATTCAAACTATTCCTCCAGATAAACGCAAACTGATCACTACCCATGATGCTTTTCAATATTATGCTAATGCCTATGGGATGGAAATTTCCGGAACTTTAATTGGGATTAGCACTGAAGAACAACCAAGCGCCCAAACTGTGAAACAATTAGTTGATGCAATTAAGAAAATAGGTGTCCCGGCAATCTTTGCTGAAACTACAATTAATCCAGCTTTAATTAAAACTGTTGCCCAAGAAGCTGGGGTGAAACTCTCACCAGATCCACTTTACTCGGATTCTATTGGTGCAAAGGGAAGTGCTGGAGATACTTACATGAAAATGATGGAAGCAAACACACGCTCTATTGTTGAAGCTTTAGGTGGGAGATATACACCTTTTCAACCTCAGAAGTAA
- a CDS encoding metal ABC transporter ATP-binding protein, translating into MQNISFYQKPSLLRKYAQKIPAQARISIDMNSSAAISISHLGVHYRTQEALRDVNCIIKPGRLTGIFGPNGAGKSTLMKAILGLVPLTSGNVLYENKPLMQQLEKVAYVPQRSQIDWNYPATVWDVVMMGRVKKTGWLRSFSTVSRQIAKEALERVGMREYSDRPIGELSGGQQQRVFLARALTHQADIFCFDEPFVGIDQKTQTIIFEVFHELAAAKKIVLIVNHDLGESIAHFDDLILLNCELIATGSRQQVLIEKNLHRAYGGKVMYFAA; encoded by the coding sequence ATGCAAAATATTTCTTTCTACCAAAAACCTAGTCTATTACGTAAATATGCACAGAAGATACCTGCACAAGCGAGAATATCTATTGATATGAATTCCTCAGCAGCCATTAGCATCTCCCATTTAGGCGTACACTATCGCACACAAGAAGCTTTGCGGGATGTGAACTGCATAATTAAACCAGGAAGACTAACGGGAATTTTTGGACCCAATGGTGCTGGTAAAAGTACACTAATGAAAGCCATTTTGGGATTAGTCCCTTTGACTAGTGGTAATGTCTTATACGAGAATAAACCTTTAATGCAGCAACTAGAAAAAGTTGCCTATGTGCCACAAAGAAGCCAAATTGACTGGAATTACCCAGCCACAGTTTGGGATGTAGTGATGATGGGGCGTGTAAAAAAAACAGGTTGGTTGCGTAGTTTCTCCACAGTTAGCCGCCAAATAGCAAAAGAGGCCTTAGAACGAGTAGGTATGAGAGAATATAGCGATCGCCCCATTGGAGAACTTTCTGGAGGACAACAACAGAGAGTATTTTTAGCCCGTGCGTTAACCCACCAAGCAGACATTTTCTGTTTTGACGAACCCTTTGTAGGAATAGATCAAAAAACCCAAACAATAATTTTTGAAGTCTTCCACGAACTAGCGGCGGCCAAAAAAATTGTCTTAATAGTTAATCACGACTTAGGCGAATCAATCGCTCATTTCGATGATTTAATTTTACTCAATTGTGAACTAATAGCCACAGGTTCCCGGCAACAAGTCCTTATAGAAAAAAACCTGCATCGTGCTTACGGAGGAAAAGTTATGTACTTTGCGGCTTAG
- a CDS encoding metal ABC transporter permease — MLNQLIEPLQYGFMQRSLIIAILVGLLCAVVGSYLMVQRLALLGDAISHSVLPGLAIAFMIGANIFVGAFIAGILSTIAIAFIKTRSPIKEDAAMGIVFSAFFALGVTLITVIQKDNKIDLNHFLFGNILGVTADEVRDTAIIAAIVLIIVFLLYKELLFYTFDPLGAQAAGLPVNRLNFGLMLLIALTIVASMKAVGVILVLSLLITPGATAYLLVKRLHEVMILGAVIGVISSISGMYLSYFYNLPSGPAIVLVVSGLFVLALLFSPRHGIFASSQLKKQELEK; from the coding sequence ATGCTTAATCAACTAATTGAACCATTGCAATATGGCTTCATGCAACGTTCCTTAATCATCGCCATATTAGTAGGCTTATTGTGCGCCGTAGTAGGCAGCTACTTAATGGTACAACGCCTAGCATTACTAGGTGATGCTATTAGCCATTCCGTATTACCAGGACTGGCTATAGCCTTCATGATCGGCGCTAATATTTTTGTTGGGGCTTTTATTGCCGGGATCTTGAGTACCATAGCCATAGCATTTATTAAAACCCGTTCCCCCATCAAAGAAGATGCAGCAATGGGGATAGTATTCTCTGCCTTTTTTGCCCTTGGTGTCACTCTAATTACAGTTATTCAAAAAGATAATAAAATCGACCTCAATCACTTTCTTTTTGGTAACATTCTCGGCGTAACTGCTGACGAAGTGCGGGACACTGCAATTATTGCTGCTATAGTTTTAATAATCGTTTTTTTATTATACAAAGAACTGTTATTTTACACCTTTGATCCATTAGGCGCACAAGCTGCAGGTTTACCAGTCAATCGGTTAAACTTTGGCTTAATGTTGTTGATTGCTTTAACAATTGTTGCCAGCATGAAAGCTGTAGGAGTGATTTTAGTATTATCACTTTTAATTACCCCCGGAGCAACTGCATATTTATTGGTAAAACGCTTACATGAAGTGATGATTTTAGGGGCGGTGATTGGTGTAATTTCTAGTATTAGCGGAATGTATCTCAGCTATTTTTATAATTTACCTTCTGGACCGGCGATTGTGTTGGTAGTGTCGGGTTTATTTGTCTTAGCTTTGTTGTTTAGTCCTAGACATGGCATTTTTGCATCCAGTCAGCTAAAGAAGCAGGAACTGGAAAAGTAG
- a CDS encoding exopolysaccharide biosynthesis protein produces the protein MKIHLRFSQEIKFLLQRLTKQPLTLGDVLAETSERGFSLVIALLVLPFLFPMPPGLTGPFGVACLLLSLQMLLGKRSPWLPKKIATYEFPRPFAEVILQNLRRVTRLLEKITRPRLTKIASHALTWRCNGLCISWLTILLISPVPFTNPIPTIGILLFAVASIESDGLLICFCYVITVLITFLFAFIGYAVWSAPNLLS, from the coding sequence ATGAAAATACATTTGAGATTTTCTCAAGAGATTAAGTTTTTACTGCAACGTTTAACCAAACAGCCGCTAACTCTGGGTGATGTTCTAGCGGAAACTTCAGAACGGGGTTTTAGTTTGGTGATCGCATTATTGGTTTTACCATTTTTGTTCCCCATGCCACCTGGGTTAACAGGTCCGTTTGGGGTTGCTTGTTTACTGTTGTCTTTACAAATGCTTTTGGGCAAGCGATCGCCTTGGCTACCCAAAAAAATCGCTACTTATGAATTTCCTCGCCCCTTTGCTGAGGTGATCTTACAAAACCTGCGACGAGTAACCAGATTATTGGAAAAAATCACCCGTCCCCGCTTGACGAAAATAGCTTCTCATGCTCTGACTTGGCGATGCAATGGGCTTTGTATCTCTTGGTTAACAATATTACTAATTTCACCAGTCCCTTTTACCAATCCTATCCCCACCATTGGTATTTTGCTTTTTGCCGTTGCCAGTATTGAATCTGACGGCTTGCTGATATGCTTTTGCTATGTAATTACAGTCTTGATTACCTTCTTATTTGCGTTTATTGGTTATGCAGTCTGGTCAGCCCCCAATTTACTCTCATAA